A window of Rhizobium acidisoli contains these coding sequences:
- a CDS encoding alpha/beta hydrolase, translating to MIGRWRGPRAALTGLLLAAFALAGCGGRPVGVMQAAGSVPPGTSKVDLLVATTRAADDNPAVLFSGERGTGLTVNAVDVSIPPEANRKVGQVQWPKRLPADPLRDFVTVSVDPLEGERAGETWLKGHMPKSRRVLVFVHGFNNRYEDAVYRFAQIVHDSHADVAPVVFTWPSRASIFDYNYDKESTNYSRDALEELLTRTAANPAVSDVTIMAHSMGTWLTVEALRQMAIRNGHVAPKINNVILASPDLDVDVFGRQFASLGKDKPHFTIFVSRDDRALALSRRISGNVDRLGQIDPSVEPYRSKLEAAGITVLDLTKLKGGDRLNHGKFAESPEVVKLIGDRLIAGQTITDSNVGLGEAVGAVAMGAAQTAGSAVSVAVSTPIAIFDPRTRRNYDAQLKRLGRSVDNTVGSVGDSVGAGLPESQ from the coding sequence ATGATCGGCAGATGGCGCGGCCCGCGGGCGGCTTTGACAGGTCTTCTGCTGGCGGCGTTCGCGCTTGCCGGCTGCGGCGGCAGGCCGGTCGGCGTCATGCAGGCGGCCGGCAGCGTGCCGCCCGGCACGTCGAAGGTCGATCTTCTCGTCGCGACGACGCGCGCTGCCGACGACAATCCCGCTGTGCTTTTCTCAGGCGAACGCGGCACTGGGCTCACCGTCAACGCCGTCGATGTCTCGATCCCGCCGGAGGCCAATCGCAAGGTCGGCCAGGTGCAATGGCCAAAGCGGCTGCCGGCCGATCCCTTACGCGATTTCGTCACCGTCTCCGTCGATCCACTCGAAGGCGAGCGGGCGGGGGAGACCTGGCTGAAGGGCCATATGCCGAAAAGCCGCCGGGTGCTGGTCTTCGTGCACGGCTTCAACAATCGCTATGAGGACGCCGTCTACCGCTTCGCCCAGATCGTTCATGATTCGCATGCCGACGTCGCTCCCGTCGTCTTCACCTGGCCCTCGCGCGCCAGCATCTTCGATTATAATTACGACAAGGAAAGCACCAACTATTCCCGCGATGCGCTGGAAGAGCTGCTGACCCGCACCGCCGCCAATCCCGCCGTCAGCGACGTCACCATCATGGCCCATTCGATGGGCACATGGCTGACCGTCGAAGCGCTCAGGCAGATGGCGATCCGCAATGGTCACGTCGCGCCCAAGATCAACAATGTCATCCTCGCCTCGCCGGATCTCGATGTCGACGTCTTCGGCCGCCAATTCGCAAGCCTCGGCAAGGACAAGCCGCATTTCACCATCTTCGTCTCCAGGGATGACCGGGCTCTGGCGCTGTCGCGGCGCATTTCCGGCAATGTCGACCGCCTCGGCCAGATCGATCCTTCGGTCGAGCCCTATCGCAGCAAGCTGGAGGCGGCCGGCATCACCGTGCTCGATCTGACCAAGCTCAAGGGCGGCGACCGGCTGAACCACGGCAAATTCGCCGAAAGCCCCGAGGTGGTGAAGCTGATCGGCGACCGGCTGATTGCCGGCCAGACGATCACCGATTCCAATGTCGGCCTCGGCGAGGCCGTCGGCGCGGTGGCGATGGGCGCTGCCCAGACGGCCGGAAGTGCCGTCAGCGTCGCCGTCAGCACGCCGATCGCGATCTTCGATCCGCGCACCCGCCGCAATTACGACGCCCAGCTGAAGCGCCTCGGCCGGTCGGTCGACAATACCGTCGGCTCGGTCGGCGACAGCGTCGGCGCCGGCCTGCCGGAAAGCCAGTAA
- a CDS encoding CopG family ribbon-helix-helix protein: MKNNVDISDDLSRRIDMLAERSNLTRSQIIEDALSHGRSLAWQEKWIAGVQAGIEDADRGNFATDEEIAAVLNKYSQA, encoded by the coding sequence ATGAAGAACAATGTAGATATTTCCGACGATCTTAGCCGTCGCATCGACATGCTGGCAGAGCGTTCAAACTTGACACGCAGCCAGATTATCGAAGACGCGCTTTCCCATGGTCGCTCTCTTGCGTGGCAGGAAAAATGGATCGCGGGCGTTCAGGCGGGGATCGAAGACGCCGACAGAGGCAACTTCGCCACGGATGAAGAAATTGCTGCCGTACTGAACAAATACAGTCAGGCATAA
- a CDS encoding LysR substrate-binding domain-containing protein: MVQPRRKLPPLNALRAFEVSGRRLNFRAAAEELGVSQGAVAQQVRALEDQLGLMLFQRLPRGLALTPQGAAYLADVTRAFDTLGEATGRLLARPDAVTISVTPTVAAKLLIPRLAEFKTALPDVELRTVATEALSDFDRDQVDIAVRLTRGPFPASLEARLLFRQELVAVASPYLVKGLPLPLTADALRKLPLLHDAVSPWPLVLRSREKLPGAVFNHTTLALDAALAGQGVALACRAFVAADLEAGRLVQVIDATTLIEPDYFLIRKRTSSPRKAVDAVWHWCAARLSVD, from the coding sequence ATGGTCCAACCCCGCCGCAAGCTGCCGCCGCTGAATGCGCTTCGCGCCTTCGAAGTCTCGGGCCGCCGGTTGAATTTCCGCGCCGCCGCCGAGGAGCTGGGGGTGTCGCAGGGTGCGGTCGCCCAGCAGGTGCGCGCGCTGGAAGATCAACTCGGCCTGATGTTGTTTCAGCGCCTGCCGCGCGGCCTGGCTCTGACCCCGCAGGGTGCTGCCTATCTGGCGGATGTGACCCGCGCCTTCGATACGCTCGGTGAAGCGACCGGGCGGCTTCTCGCGCGGCCGGACGCCGTGACGATCAGCGTCACCCCGACGGTCGCCGCCAAGCTGCTGATCCCGCGCCTCGCAGAGTTCAAAACCGCCCTCCCTGATGTGGAACTGCGGACGGTCGCCACCGAGGCGCTGTCCGACTTCGACCGCGATCAGGTGGACATTGCGGTGCGGCTCACCCGCGGGCCTTTTCCGGCCTCGCTGGAGGCAAGGCTGCTGTTCCGCCAGGAACTCGTCGCCGTCGCCAGCCCATACCTGGTCAAGGGCCTGCCCCTTCCGTTGACGGCCGACGCGCTTCGCAAGCTGCCGCTTCTGCATGACGCCGTCAGTCCCTGGCCGCTCGTGCTGCGATCGCGCGAGAAGCTGCCGGGTGCGGTGTTCAACCACACCACGCTGGCGCTGGATGCCGCCCTCGCCGGCCAGGGCGTCGCCTTGGCGTGCCGGGCGTTCGTGGCGGCCGATCTCGAGGCGGGGCGGCTGGTGCAGGTGATCGATGCGACGACGCTCATCGAACCCGACTACTTCCTTATCCGCAAACGCACATCATCGCCGCGAAAGGCGGTCGATGCGGTATGGCATTGGTGCGCGGCGCGGCTGTCGGTCGACTAG
- a CDS encoding SDR family oxidoreductase has product MSTEKVALITAGGSGMGAAAARKLAADGYRIAVLSSSGKGEALAKELGGVGVTGSNLVNDDVKRLVDLAMERWGRIDALVNSAGHGPRAPILEITDEDWHKGMEVYFLSAVRPIRLVAPIMEAQGGGAIVNISTAWAFEPSAMFPTSAFARAGLASFTKIFADTYAAKNIRMNNVLPGWIDSLPAADERRDSVPMGRYGTAEEIAATVAFLLSEGAGYITGQNIRVDGGITRSV; this is encoded by the coding sequence ATGTCTACAGAAAAAGTCGCTCTCATTACCGCAGGCGGTTCCGGCATGGGTGCTGCCGCTGCAAGGAAACTGGCTGCGGATGGCTATCGCATTGCTGTGCTCTCCTCATCGGGCAAGGGCGAAGCGCTCGCCAAAGAATTGGGCGGGGTCGGCGTCACCGGCTCGAACCTGGTGAATGACGATGTGAAGCGGCTCGTCGACCTGGCGATGGAGAGATGGGGGCGGATCGACGCGCTGGTCAATTCCGCCGGCCACGGGCCGCGCGCCCCGATCCTCGAGATCACCGACGAGGACTGGCACAAGGGCATGGAGGTCTATTTCCTCAGCGCCGTACGGCCGATCCGGCTGGTCGCGCCGATCATGGAGGCTCAAGGGGGCGGCGCCATCGTCAATATCTCGACGGCATGGGCTTTCGAGCCATCGGCGATGTTCCCCACCTCGGCCTTCGCCAGAGCCGGACTGGCGAGCTTCACCAAGATTTTCGCCGACACCTATGCGGCGAAGAACATCCGCATGAACAATGTCCTGCCCGGCTGGATCGACAGCCTGCCCGCGGCCGACGAGCGGCGCGACAGCGTGCCGATGGGCCGCTATGGCACGGCCGAGGAAATCGCCGCAACGGTCGCCTTCCTGCTGTCGGAGGGCGCCGGCTACATCACCGGCCAGAACATCCGCGTCGACGGCGGCATTACCCGCTCCGTTTGA
- a CDS encoding ATP-binding protein, whose translation MPVQDQGDNPSAELPAAGETARAPCPSAGMFGGMFGGLSGKLLWLTVFFIMLAEILIFIPSVASMRIRWLEERLNTAAAAAIVIDGLQPVELPRALQKETLEATGTKAIVLRKDGTSRLLATTDMPTSVDEAYDLTDVPPATAMRDALDTLIFGGSRMIRVYGPVGDTNTGVEVVMKDKQLRTAMFAYSRNVLLLSVLIALFTATLIFFAINRILIGPIRRLTGSMQQFSSDPENPAHIYIGDGGRDELAVAGRNLTSMQMELQKTLKQQKNLAALGLAVSKINHDMRNILASAQLMSDRLVDVDDPMVKSFAPKLLRTIDRAVGYTTEVLSYGKASESAPRRRHVLLLELTQDVKDMLAIDPQSGIEFTEQIGADLKVDADGEQLFRVIHNLCRNALQALTAPGEGAPGTVRRITVAAQRVGSVVSITVDDTGPGMPLKARQNLFAAFRGSARSGGTGLGLTIARELVLAHGGTIALVEKPTVGTQFRIEIPDRPVSLEDYRSRTHSEK comes from the coding sequence ATGCCGGTACAAGATCAGGGCGACAATCCATCGGCGGAGCTTCCCGCAGCCGGCGAGACCGCAAGGGCGCCGTGCCCGTCTGCTGGCATGTTCGGCGGCATGTTCGGCGGATTGTCGGGCAAGCTGCTCTGGCTCACTGTTTTCTTTATCATGCTCGCCGAAATTCTGATCTTCATCCCCTCGGTCGCCAGCATGCGCATCCGCTGGCTGGAGGAAAGGCTGAACACGGCCGCCGCCGCCGCCATCGTCATCGATGGGCTGCAGCCGGTCGAGCTGCCGCGTGCGCTGCAGAAGGAGACGCTGGAGGCGACCGGCACCAAGGCGATCGTGCTGCGCAAGGACGGCACGTCGCGGCTCTTGGCGACGACGGATATGCCGACCTCGGTCGATGAAGCCTATGATCTGACCGACGTGCCGCCGGCAACGGCGATGCGCGATGCGCTCGACACCTTGATCTTCGGCGGCAGCCGGATGATCCGTGTCTACGGCCCCGTCGGCGACACCAATACCGGCGTTGAGGTGGTGATGAAGGACAAGCAGCTGCGCACGGCGATGTTTGCCTATTCCCGCAACGTTCTCCTGCTGTCGGTGCTGATCGCGCTGTTCACCGCGACGCTGATCTTCTTTGCGATCAACCGCATCCTGATCGGCCCGATCCGCCGGCTGACCGGCAGCATGCAGCAATTCTCCTCCGATCCGGAGAACCCCGCCCACATTTATATCGGCGACGGCGGCCGCGACGAACTGGCGGTCGCCGGCCGCAATCTCACCTCGATGCAGATGGAGCTGCAGAAGACGCTGAAGCAGCAGAAGAACCTCGCCGCTCTCGGCCTCGCCGTCTCCAAGATCAATCACGACATGCGCAATATCCTGGCCTCGGCGCAGCTGATGTCGGACCGGCTGGTCGATGTCGATGATCCGATGGTCAAGAGCTTCGCCCCGAAGCTGCTGCGCACCATCGACCGCGCCGTCGGTTATACCACCGAGGTGCTGTCCTACGGCAAGGCGAGCGAATCGGCCCCGCGCCGCCGCCATGTCCTGCTTTTGGAACTCACCCAGGACGTCAAGGACATGCTGGCGATCGATCCGCAAAGCGGCATCGAATTCACCGAGCAGATTGGCGCCGATCTCAAGGTCGATGCCGATGGTGAGCAACTGTTCCGGGTCATCCACAATCTCTGCCGCAACGCGCTGCAGGCGCTGACGGCGCCGGGCGAGGGTGCCCCGGGTACGGTCAGGCGCATCACCGTCGCCGCCCAGCGCGTCGGCAGTGTCGTCAGCATCACCGTGGATGATACCGGCCCCGGTATGCCGCTGAAGGCGCGCCAGAACCTGTTTGCTGCCTTTCGCGGCTCCGCCCGCTCCGGCGGCACCGGCCTTGGCCTGACGATCGCCCGCGAGCTGGTGCTCGCCCATGGCGGCACGATCGCGCTTGTGGAAAAGCCGACGGTGGGAACCCAGTTCCGCATCGAGATCCCCGATCGCCCGGTTTCGCTGGAGGATTACCGTAGCCGGACGCACAGCGAAAAGTGA
- a CDS encoding aldo/keto reductase: MSSHNAAKSGTFKIGGEIAVNRLGFGAMRVTGKGIWGEPDDHAESIRTLRRLPELGVNFIDTADSYGPDISEWLIKEALHPYGGKSVVATKGGLTRHGPDIWLPVGRPEYLIQQAHKSLRNLGLEQIDLWQLHRIDPKVPAKEQFDAIKSLLDAGLIRHAGLSEVSVADIEAASKHFKVATVQNRYNLVDRTSEDVLDYCAKHNIGFIPWFPLAAGDLAKSGSLLDTIARKHNAAPSQIALAWVLKRSPVMLPIPGTSKVKHLEENVAAVDITLSDEEFSALDAEGRKVFKAA, translated from the coding sequence ATGTCCAGTCATAACGCAGCCAAGTCAGGCACCTTCAAGATCGGCGGCGAGATCGCGGTCAACCGCCTCGGTTTCGGCGCCATGCGCGTCACCGGCAAGGGCATCTGGGGCGAGCCCGACGATCATGCCGAATCCATCCGCACGCTGCGGCGCCTGCCGGAACTCGGCGTCAACTTCATCGATACCGCCGATTCTTACGGTCCCGATATTTCCGAATGGCTGATCAAGGAAGCGCTGCATCCCTATGGCGGCAAATCCGTCGTCGCCACCAAGGGCGGCCTCACCCGCCACGGCCCCGACATCTGGCTGCCGGTCGGCCGCCCGGAATATCTGATCCAGCAGGCGCATAAAAGCCTGCGCAATCTGGGGCTCGAGCAGATCGACCTCTGGCAACTGCACCGCATCGATCCGAAAGTGCCGGCCAAGGAGCAATTCGATGCGATCAAATCGCTGCTCGATGCCGGTCTCATCCGCCATGCCGGCTTGAGCGAAGTCTCTGTCGCCGACATCGAGGCGGCGTCGAAACACTTCAAGGTCGCCACCGTCCAGAACCGCTACAATCTCGTCGACCGCACCAGCGAAGACGTGCTCGATTACTGCGCCAAGCACAATATCGGCTTCATCCCCTGGTTCCCGCTGGCAGCCGGCGATCTCGCCAAATCCGGCTCGCTGCTCGATACGATCGCTAGGAAACACAATGCCGCGCCAAGCCAGATCGCGCTCGCCTGGGTGCTGAAGCGCAGCCCGGTGATGTTGCCGATCCCCGGCACCTCCAAGGTCAAGCATCTCGAAGAAAACGTCGCGGCTGTCGATATCACGCTGTCGGACGAGGAATTCTCGGCGCTCGACGCTGAGGGCCGGAAGGTGTTTAAGGCAGCTTGA
- a CDS encoding DNA methyltransferase — MAISELWTVSNRHQFPLPDFQNGDEIRFPGALVSALLDRFTKSGDAVFDPFVGLGTTFFVCEQRGRIPYGIEADRQRYEWVKQRITTKHHLVCGDSAELAAFDFPEMDFCITSPPYMPHWHKWNPLYNGDADYDGYDIYLKRMQEIYGRICKRMKTNAYLVVQADNLTNEQFSPLVWDLGRALSEVMMLEGEIVVNWSEAVDNGNRFTQCLVFKNASG, encoded by the coding sequence GTGGCAATTTCAGAATTATGGACGGTCTCCAACCGACATCAATTTCCCTTGCCGGATTTTCAGAACGGGGATGAAATCAGGTTTCCCGGCGCTTTGGTGTCGGCATTGCTTGATCGGTTTACAAAATCAGGAGACGCCGTCTTCGATCCCTTTGTCGGCTTGGGGACGACTTTCTTTGTCTGCGAGCAGAGGGGCAGAATCCCCTATGGGATAGAAGCCGACCGGCAGAGATATGAATGGGTCAAGCAACGCATCACGACAAAGCATCATCTGGTCTGCGGTGATAGCGCAGAGCTGGCAGCCTTCGATTTTCCCGAGATGGATTTCTGCATCACATCCCCGCCATACATGCCTCATTGGCATAAATGGAACCCGCTTTACAACGGCGATGCGGATTATGACGGCTATGACATCTATCTGAAAAGAATGCAGGAAATATACGGCCGGATCTGCAAACGCATGAAGACGAACGCTTACCTTGTCGTTCAGGCCGACAATCTGACCAACGAACAATTCTCTCCCCTTGTCTGGGATCTGGGAAGAGCTTTGTCGGAGGTCATGATGCTTGAAGGGGAAATTGTGGTGAATTGGTCTGAAGCGGTGGACAACGGCAACCGATTCACACAGTGCCTCGTGTTCAAGAATGCAAGCGGATGA
- a CDS encoding TetR family transcriptional regulator, which translates to MADSKRAATEGRRERKRRQTRERIEQAAMSLFLQRGFEATTVEDITEAADVSKRSFFDYFPSKEEVVFAWQDSFADRLMAAIAARPAEEPLVTVVEAAITATVIASIDERGLALAELIHRTPALRARDQLKYARVEQKLAEALLLRKGNDPQERLRMRILAAIVIGALRVGAELWQQRPPGAAPQDFAKEIFAELWRILADFGDEAKARL; encoded by the coding sequence ATGGCTGACAGCAAGCGGGCGGCGACGGAAGGCCGGCGGGAACGTAAGCGGCGGCAGACGCGCGAGCGCATCGAGCAGGCGGCGATGAGCCTCTTTCTCCAGCGCGGTTTCGAGGCCACGACCGTCGAGGACATCACCGAAGCGGCCGACGTCTCCAAACGCAGCTTCTTCGATTATTTCCCCTCGAAGGAAGAGGTGGTTTTCGCCTGGCAGGATAGTTTTGCCGATCGGCTGATGGCGGCGATCGCCGCAAGGCCGGCGGAAGAGCCCTTGGTGACTGTGGTCGAGGCGGCGATCACCGCCACCGTCATCGCCTCTATCGACGAGCGCGGCCTGGCGCTTGCTGAACTCATCCATCGCACACCGGCGCTGAGGGCCCGTGACCAGCTGAAATATGCGAGGGTCGAACAGAAGCTCGCCGAGGCGCTGCTTCTGCGTAAGGGAAATGATCCGCAAGAGCGGTTGCGCATGCGCATTCTGGCGGCGATCGTCATCGGCGCGCTGCGCGTCGGGGCCGAACTCTGGCAGCAGCGCCCGCCGGGTGCCGCGCCGCAGGATTTTGCCAAGGAAATCTTCGCCGAGCTCTGGAGGATCCTGGCGGATTTCGGTGACGAGGCGAAGGCCAGGCTTTGA
- a CDS encoding pyridoxamine 5'-phosphate oxidase family protein, producing the protein METDDEAVPLNPADIDASAWRALETAASSRQSGFRFLNLCSVDAEQRPQARMVVLRRADGSLRVLEFHTDTRSPKWRELSANPHATVLGFCPQTRLQFRLPGTVELHAPGSDRANAAWEKLSFWTRTTYTGGPPGDECGFNVTDEAALPKPADEAEGKLHFGLLIFRARTLDWFQLRRQGNRRALSTYDETGALAACRWVNP; encoded by the coding sequence ATGGAGACCGATGATGAAGCGGTGCCGTTGAACCCCGCAGATATAGACGCGTCGGCATGGCGTGCGCTGGAAACGGCGGCATCGAGCCGGCAGTCGGGTTTCCGGTTCTTGAACCTCTGCTCCGTGGATGCGGAGCAGAGGCCGCAGGCGCGCATGGTGGTCCTGCGGCGCGCCGACGGGTCATTGCGGGTTCTGGAATTTCACACCGATACCCGCAGCCCGAAATGGCGGGAGCTTTCGGCAAATCCCCATGCCACCGTCCTCGGATTCTGCCCGCAGACACGGCTGCAGTTTCGCCTTCCGGGAACGGTCGAGCTGCATGCCCCCGGCAGCGATCGGGCAAACGCCGCCTGGGAGAAGCTCTCCTTCTGGACGCGGACGACCTATACCGGCGGTCCGCCCGGGGACGAGTGTGGTTTTAACGTCACCGACGAGGCGGCTCTTCCAAAGCCTGCGGATGAGGCGGAGGGAAAGCTGCACTTCGGCCTGTTGATTTTTCGTGCCCGGACACTGGATTGGTTCCAGTTGCGCAGGCAGGGCAATCGAAGGGCGCTGTCGACCTATGACGAGACGGGCGCTCTTGCGGCCTGCCGATGGGTCAATCCATGA
- a CDS encoding type II toxin-antitoxin system mRNA interferase toxin, RelE/StbE family — protein sequence MRLVWTKRCLKELADINDYIGERNPRAAARVVNGIHSKTEKLLSANPFLGRAGEIRGTRELVIPATPYIVAYRVRDDHIEVLFVQHGAREWPDEV from the coding sequence GTGCGCCTTGTCTGGACGAAACGCTGTCTCAAAGAGCTTGCAGACATCAACGATTACATCGGCGAGAGAAACCCGCGCGCTGCAGCGCGCGTCGTCAATGGCATTCATTCAAAGACGGAGAAGCTTTTATCCGCCAATCCCTTCTTAGGGCGTGCCGGCGAAATCAGAGGAACACGCGAGCTTGTCATTCCGGCAACGCCTTACATCGTTGCTTACCGCGTTCGAGACGACCATATCGAAGTTCTGTTTGTCCAGCACGGCGCGCGTGAGTGGCCGGACGAGGTCTAA
- a CDS encoding class I SAM-dependent methyltransferase: MASPWVNDALSHARSAFSNKINTDILEVGGGSRTHIPLEGARYTVLDISKEQLERNRDASERILGDAQTIDYGDRRFDACVFWDVLEHLESPRSALLRAHDTLSPGGLVFVKGPILNSAKGIFTDLTPWWTHVLFYRYVLRQKNAGKPGYAPFRVEHAAEASHSEIAGTLKELGMDIVFVGEYVSTQVHALKDRIPPLYWLYEAFGLLLRTASAGKIGGRETEFLIVAKCLR, translated from the coding sequence ATGGCTTCGCCGTGGGTAAACGACGCGCTGTCGCATGCGCGATCAGCCTTTTCCAACAAGATCAACACTGACATTCTTGAGGTTGGCGGCGGCTCTCGCACCCATATTCCGTTGGAGGGCGCCAGATATACGGTGCTGGACATCTCGAAGGAGCAGCTCGAAAGGAACCGCGACGCTTCCGAGCGCATCCTCGGCGACGCGCAAACCATCGACTACGGAGACCGCCGCTTCGACGCCTGCGTCTTCTGGGACGTTCTCGAGCATTTGGAAAGCCCGCGCTCGGCCTTGCTCAGAGCCCATGACACCCTGTCTCCCGGTGGCCTGGTGTTCGTGAAGGGTCCGATCCTGAACTCGGCCAAAGGGATATTCACCGACCTCACGCCCTGGTGGACCCACGTCCTGTTCTATCGCTACGTCCTCAGGCAGAAAAACGCGGGAAAGCCGGGTTATGCCCCGTTTCGCGTCGAGCACGCCGCAGAGGCCTCGCATTCGGAGATCGCCGGGACATTGAAGGAACTCGGCATGGATATCGTCTTCGTCGGCGAATATGTGTCGACGCAGGTGCATGCGCTCAAGGACCGAATTCCCCCGCTTTATTGGCTCTATGAGGCTTTCGGGCTGCTGCTTCGCACAGCTTCGGCCGGAAAGATCGGCGGGCGGGAGACGGAGTTTCTGATCGTGGCAAAGTGCCTGCGTTAG
- a CDS encoding DUF982 domain-containing protein — MQTIWKKPVTLALEGPDQWVVIQTTQAATWALVEDWPTEEGPALDRACAVCADVMSGKRNREEARQAFIEAAIEAGIPIKE; from the coding sequence ATGCAAACCATTTGGAAGAAGCCGGTGACGTTAGCCCTTGAAGGCCCGGATCAATGGGTGGTGATCCAGACGACCCAGGCCGCAACATGGGCGCTGGTCGAAGACTGGCCGACCGAGGAGGGTCCGGCTCTCGATCGGGCGTGCGCGGTTTGCGCCGATGTCATGTCGGGCAAACGAAACCGGGAAGAAGCGCGGCAGGCCTTTATCGAAGCTGCAATCGAAGCCGGAATCCCAATCAAGGAGTAG
- a CDS encoding class I SAM-dependent methyltransferase, translated as MTAKAACSDFLHFFRSWISNPLRVAAIAPSGDSLARIMTSEIAALDGPIIELGPGTGVFTRALLARGVSEADLTLIEYGPEFITALQARFPTARVLQMDAAHLAHADIFEGEPVGAVVSGLPLLSMSPRKIASILAGAFAYMRPGGAVYQFTYGPRCPVPRPILDRLGLKAVRIGGTVRNLPPASVYRISRRKPLELSRERFSYRESEAELDDIAAFSNETGG; from the coding sequence ATGACCGCAAAGGCTGCATGCTCCGATTTCCTGCATTTTTTCCGCTCCTGGATCAGCAACCCGCTTCGCGTCGCCGCCATCGCGCCGTCGGGCGATTCACTTGCCAGGATCATGACCAGTGAAATTGCCGCACTCGACGGTCCGATCATCGAGCTTGGCCCCGGAACCGGCGTCTTCACCCGGGCGCTGCTGGCGCGCGGTGTCAGCGAAGCGGATCTGACCCTGATCGAGTACGGTCCGGAGTTCATCACCGCGCTGCAGGCGCGTTTCCCGACGGCGCGCGTGTTGCAGATGGATGCGGCCCATCTCGCCCATGCCGATATTTTTGAGGGCGAACCGGTCGGCGCCGTTGTCAGCGGCCTGCCGCTTTTGTCGATGTCGCCGCGCAAGATTGCCTCGATCCTGGCCGGCGCCTTTGCCTATATGCGGCCGGGTGGGGCCGTCTATCAGTTTACCTATGGTCCGCGCTGCCCGGTGCCGCGGCCGATCCTCGACCGCCTCGGCCTGAAGGCGGTGCGCATCGGCGGCACGGTGCGTAACCTGCCGCCGGCCTCCGTCTACCGGATTTCCCGCCGCAAACCGCTGGAGCTGTCGCGCGAGCGCTTCAGCTATCGTGAGAGCGAAGCCGAACTCGACGATATCGCCGCTTTCTCAAACGAAACCGGCGGCTGA